The Maridesulfovibrio hydrothermalis AM13 = DSM 14728 DNA window GCAGAATGAATATTGATCCTGCGGCTATGACGTACCACGGCAGCTTTATGCGGCTGAGTCTGTCTGTCACAGTCAGGCAGTTGTCGACCGGACAGGTTCCGATACATTGTGTACAGCCGACGCATTCTGCTGAGTTGATGGTCTGCTTGATGTCTACCTCTATTCCGCCGGGGCAGACTTTGCTGCACCTGCCGCAATTGATACAGCTGTTTTCGTCTCGCTTGATGGCAACGGGGGATGCTTTGGATATTATACCGAGCAGTGCTCCGTATGGACACAAAAAACGGCACCAGAAGTAGGGAATGATAATTCCAAGTATGAGTAGCCCTGCGACAATCAAGGCCGCAGTTTGGCTCATATTGGTGAAAAAGAGCATCATCTTCGCTTCAGCTGTAAAGTTGTATGGTGAGTGGATGAATGCATCAATTTCGCGTCCGCCCATTTTGACGAAAACGGTGTATACAAAAAAAGTCATGGCAATGTATTTGGGGATAAGCATCCCGAATTCTACTTTGCCTTTA harbors:
- a CDS encoding 4Fe-4S binding protein, which gives rise to MKKISPETARDSIQFAMTLFCIWVGYRFYLFYQWMIGKSDLAVAKPGAVEGFLPISSLLSLKQLVTKGIFDEVHPAGLTIFIAVIVMSLIVRKGFCGYLCPVGFIHNLLNKIGRKLGKTVTIKGKVEFGMLIPKYIAMTFFVYTVFVKMGGREIDAFIHSPYNFTAEAKMMLFFTNMSQTAALIVAGLLILGIIIPYFWCRFLCPYGALLGIISKASPVAIKRDENSCINCGRCSKVCPGGIEVDIKQTINSAECVGCTQCIGTCPVDNCLTVTDRLSRIKLPWYVIAAGSIFILLIYYAAAKYTNHWDSPYPLEMLRNYYMQLG